One region of Kwoniella newhampshirensis strain CBS 13917 chromosome 6, whole genome shotgun sequence genomic DNA includes:
- a CDS encoding phosphoglycerate kinase — protein sequence MSLSSKLSITDVALKGERVLIRVDFNVPQDKELNITNPARIVAALPTIKYALDQGAKSVILMSHLGRPDGFPNPKYSLKPVAAKLSELLSRDVKFLDDCVGEDVKKAVLAGDNGQVFLLENLRFHVEEEGKGKKGDEKIKADPENVKKFREDLTALGTVYINDAFGTAHRAHSSMVGVQLPQRAAGFLMKKELEYFAKVLESPERPFLAILGGAKVADKIQLIENMLDQVNTLIICGGMSFTFKKTLNNVEIGTSLFDEEGSKKVAALVEKAKKNNVKLVFPVDYVTADKFDKDAKTGEATDESGIPSDWMGLDAGPKSREIFAKTVAEAKTILWNGPAGVFEFPAFANGSNALLDACIKAAQNGSTVIVGGGDTATLVAKAGKEDALSHVSTGGGASLELLEGKTLPGVAELSEKK from the exons atgtctctctcttccaagctCAGCATCACCGACGTCGCTCTCAAGGGCGAGCGAGTCCTCATCCGAGTTGACTTTAATGTTCC TCAGGACAAGGAGCTCAACATCACCAACCCTGCC CGAATCGTTGCTGCCCTCCCTACCATCAAATACGCTcttgatcaag GTGCCAAGTccgtcatcctcatgtCCCACCTCGGCCGACCTGACGGTTTCCCCAACCCCAAATACTCCCTCAAGCCCGTCGCTGCCAAGCTCTCTGAGCTCCTCAGCCGAGATGTCAAATTCCTTGACGACTGCGTTGGTGAGGATGTCAAGAAGGCTGTCCTGGCCGGTGACAACGGACAGGTCTTCCTGCTTGAGAACTTGAGATTCCacgttgaggaggagggcaagggcaagaagggcgacgagaagatcaagg CCGATCCTGAGAACGTCAAGAAGTTCAGGGAGGATCTCACCGCTCTTGGTACAGTCTATATCAACGATGC CTTCGGTACCGCCCACCGAGCTCACTCCTCCATGGTCGGAGTCCAACTTCCTCAAAGAGCTGCCGGTTTCCtcatgaagaaggaacTCGAGTACTTTGCCAAGGTCCTCGAGAGCCCCGAGAGGCCCTTCTTGGCTATTTTAGGTGGTGCCAAGGTCGCCGACAAGATCCAGCTTATCGAGAACATGCTCGACCAA GTCAacaccctcatcatctgcgGTGGTATGTCATTCACCTTCAAGAAAACCCTCAACaacgtcgag ATCGGTacttctctcttcgacgaggagggatcCAAGAAGGTCGCTGCGCTCGTTGagaaggccaagaagaacaacGTCAAGCTTGTCTTCCCCGTTGACTACGTTACCGCCGACAAGTTCGACAAGGACGCCAAG ACCGGCGAGGCTACCGATGAGTCGGGTATCCCTTCCGACTGGATGGGTCTTGACGCTGGACCCAAGTCCCGGGAGATTTTCGCCAAGACCGTCGCCGAGGCGAAGACTATCCTCTGGAACGGCCCTGCCGGTGTCTTCGAGTTCCCTGCTTTCGCCAACGGTTCCAATGCTCTCCTCGACGCCTGTATCAAGGCTGCTCAGAACGGCTCTACCGTCAttgtcggtggtggtgacaCCGCTACTCTCGTTGCCAAGGCCGGTAAGGAGGATGCTTTGAGCCACGTCAGtactggtggtggtgccaGTTTGGAGTTGCTCGagggcaag ACATTGCCTGGTGTTGCTGAgttgagcgagaagaagtaa